From Loxodonta africana isolate mLoxAfr1 chromosome 2, mLoxAfr1.hap2, whole genome shotgun sequence, the proteins below share one genomic window:
- the EFCAB9 gene encoding EF-hand calcium-binding domain-containing protein 9: protein MKLKQGSFLWYLYLDKIYCLLSVRNVKALMEYFQLLDVHRKNTLNDVLFFHFLHHVTNLNRPQIMIIFDMLDWNAVGEIGFDQFYMLVCILLSHQNHLEEQFIYRHSRPVFELLDLDGDLRISLDDLKLYNFLFNIKKQELKELYHNFDITGDHRLNYKEFKLFTLFSIDKYQERQKAEKKKQHLLNKTVSKQGALFQSPPVLT from the exons ATGAAACTAAAGCAAGGATCGTTTCTGTGGTACCTCTATCTGGACAAAATATACTGCTTGTTATCTGTGAGAAATGTGAAGGCCTTAATGGAATATTTTCAACTTCTTGATGTACACCGAAAGAACACCTTGAATG ACGTGCTGTTCTTTCACTTCCTGCATCATGTGACGAACCTGAACCGGCCACAGATCATGATTATATTTGACATGCTGGACTGGAATGCTGTGGGCGAGATTGGCTTTGACCAGTTCTACATGTTGGTTTGCATACTCCTGTCACATCAG aACCACTTGGAAGAGCAATTTATTTATCGCCATTCCCGGCCTGTCTTTGAGCTGCTTGACCTGGATGGGGACCTGAGAATTAGCCTGGATGACTTAAAGTTGTACAACTTTCTCTTcaatattaaaaaacaggaactCAAAGAGCTCTACCATAACTTTGACATCACAGGTGACCAT CGTCTTAATTACAAGGAATTTAAGCTGTTTACTCTCTTCTCCATTGACAAATACCAGGAGAGGCAGAAAGCTGAGAAGAAGAAACAGCACCTCCTCAATAAGACAGTGTCAAAACAAG GTGCACTGTTCCAGTCTCCGCCTGTCCTCACCTGA